The proteins below are encoded in one region of Arthrobacter sp. CJ23:
- a CDS encoding AzlC family ABC transporter permease, with translation MKLPDSPAVKVGLSISIATGFYGISFGALSVASGFDFWQTMALSLLLFSGGSQFAFIGVVAGGGSGVAAMTASALLGLRNGIYGMQINAMLQPRGWRRYAAAQLTIDESTATASGQSDQDEQRRGFWTAGIGIFLLWNLFTAVGALAGDAMGDPKQWGLDGAAVAAFLGLLWPRLKGREPWAIAAACALATVLAVPFVPSGVPILVAALVAGVIGWFSHARKDEGLEPDIDPYAHPHRDKHHDAGRDHRSAE, from the coding sequence GTGAAGCTGCCCGACTCCCCGGCCGTGAAGGTCGGCCTGTCCATCAGCATCGCGACAGGTTTCTACGGGATCTCCTTTGGTGCCCTGTCCGTGGCCTCAGGCTTCGATTTCTGGCAAACCATGGCACTGAGCCTGCTGCTGTTCAGCGGCGGCTCGCAGTTCGCCTTCATCGGTGTGGTGGCCGGCGGCGGATCCGGCGTCGCAGCCATGACAGCCAGTGCCCTGCTCGGCCTGCGCAACGGCATCTACGGGATGCAGATCAATGCGATGCTGCAGCCGCGGGGCTGGCGCAGGTATGCCGCAGCCCAGCTGACCATCGACGAGTCAACCGCCACGGCCTCGGGCCAGAGCGATCAGGACGAGCAGCGGCGCGGCTTCTGGACCGCCGGCATCGGCATATTCCTGTTGTGGAATCTCTTCACCGCCGTCGGCGCCCTGGCCGGCGATGCCATGGGCGACCCCAAACAGTGGGGGCTGGACGGCGCCGCTGTGGCAGCCTTCCTAGGCTTGCTGTGGCCGCGGCTCAAGGGCCGCGAACCCTGGGCCATCGCCGCCGCCTGTGCCCTGGCCACCGTGCTGGCCGTTCCCTTCGTGCCCTCGGGCGTGCCTATTCTGGTGGCGGCTTTGGTGGCCGGCGTGATCGGCTGGTTCAGCCACGCCCGCAAGGACGAGGGCCTGGAGCCGGACATCGACCCCTACGCCCACCCCCACCGCGACAAGCACCACGACGCGGGCCGCGACCATCGGAGCGCCGAATGA
- a CDS encoding AzlD domain-containing protein, with the protein MNLWLWILIACALAYLTKLVGYFVPAKLLESPRIMHIAGTMTIGLLASLTIVNAVASGQGLVLDARIGALAAAAVALWLRAPFLVVVIVGAAAAAVLRLLGWG; encoded by the coding sequence ATGAACCTCTGGCTCTGGATCCTGATCGCCTGTGCGCTGGCGTACCTCACCAAACTCGTGGGCTACTTCGTGCCGGCCAAGCTGCTGGAAAGCCCGCGCATCATGCACATCGCCGGCACCATGACCATCGGCCTGCTCGCCTCCCTGACCATCGTCAACGCCGTCGCCTCGGGGCAGGGGTTGGTGCTGGACGCCAGGATCGGTGCCCTGGCTGCGGCCGCCGTCGCTCTCTGGCTGCGCGCGCCCTTCCTCGTGGTGGTGATTGTGGGTGCGGCGGCCGCGGCCGTGCTGCGCCTGCTCGGCTGGGGCTGA
- a CDS encoding TetR/AcrR family transcriptional regulator, producing MDQPSERKPLRADAARNVDKIITAARQCFREQGPEVPLQTIAATAGVGPATLFRNFSDKEQLVLAALSRQLRLHVDPVAEDALAGMDAAVGLIRIIDAVMQVASEDANLLGAVAGRRGLLIGITGGLIDSIETLLERGQGQGSLRRDITIEDMIRLIAMLIGAVDTMEPGSRAWERPVALIEDAIRTERPSRPLPAQSDIPGVTFGQAVS from the coding sequence ATGGACCAGCCCTCCGAACGCAAGCCCCTCAGGGCGGACGCCGCACGCAATGTAGACAAGATCATCACCGCTGCCCGGCAGTGCTTCCGGGAGCAGGGTCCCGAGGTTCCCCTCCAGACCATCGCCGCGACGGCCGGCGTCGGGCCCGCAACTCTTTTCCGGAACTTCTCCGACAAGGAACAGCTGGTTCTGGCCGCACTGTCGCGGCAGCTGCGCCTCCATGTCGACCCCGTGGCCGAGGACGCCCTGGCCGGCATGGACGCCGCCGTGGGGCTCATCCGCATCATCGACGCCGTGATGCAGGTGGCCAGCGAAGACGCCAACCTGCTGGGCGCCGTCGCCGGCCGCCGCGGGCTGCTCATCGGCATCACCGGAGGTCTCATCGACTCCATCGAGACCTTGCTGGAGCGCGGACAGGGCCAGGGCTCGCTGCGCCGCGACATCACCATCGAAGACATGATCCGCCTGATTGCCATGCTCATCGGCGCCGTGGACACCATGGAGCCCGGTTCGCGTGCCTGGGAGCGGCCGGTGGCCTTGATCGAGGACGCCATCCGCACCGAACGCCCCAGCCGCCCGCTGCCCGCCCAGTCCGATATCCCCGGCGTCACGTTCGGCCAGGCGGTTTCCTAG
- a CDS encoding thiamine-binding protein: MLLAFSVAPSGQPSSGTASTDGSVHDAVAEAVRIVRESGLPNQTDSMFTTIEGEWDEVFDVVKRATEAVGKYGNRVSLVIKADIRPGYSGELTGKVERLEAAISEQKD, encoded by the coding sequence ATGTTGCTTGCATTCTCTGTCGCTCCGTCCGGCCAGCCCAGCTCTGGCACCGCATCCACCGACGGTTCTGTGCATGACGCCGTGGCCGAAGCCGTACGGATCGTCCGCGAATCCGGCCTGCCGAACCAGACGGACTCCATGTTCACCACCATTGAGGGGGAGTGGGATGAAGTGTTCGACGTCGTCAAGCGCGCCACCGAGGCGGTCGGCAAATACGGCAACCGCGTCTCCCTGGTGATCAAGGCCGACATCCGCCCCGGCTACTCGGGCGAGCTGACTGGCAAGGTGGAGCGTTTGGAGGCTGCGATCTCGGAGCAGAAGGACTAA
- a CDS encoding O-methyltransferase, whose translation MIEHVTQPGWVAVEEYLSAVVVHPDPAHQRALHSAVEAGMPPIEVAPNAGKLLRMLVQMSGARRILEIGTLAGFSTIWMAQGLPEDGRLVTCEYLPKHAQVARANVDAAGVGHKVEIRVGAALDSLPTLVEYVARQGAFDFVFIDADKENDSNYLDWAIRLGRPGTVIVMDNVIWDGAILEPERDMINAPGIVSALEMMGKDPRLDATAIQTVGAKGWDGFALARVLGP comes from the coding sequence ATGATTGAACACGTGACCCAGCCCGGCTGGGTGGCTGTCGAGGAGTACCTGTCTGCCGTCGTCGTGCATCCCGATCCGGCCCATCAGCGGGCGCTGCACTCCGCCGTCGAGGCGGGCATGCCGCCCATCGAGGTGGCGCCGAACGCAGGCAAGCTGCTCAGGATGCTGGTGCAAATGTCCGGAGCGCGGCGGATCCTGGAGATCGGGACGCTTGCCGGGTTCAGCACCATCTGGATGGCACAAGGACTTCCCGAGGACGGCCGGCTGGTCACTTGCGAATATTTGCCCAAGCACGCGCAGGTGGCGCGGGCCAACGTGGATGCCGCGGGAGTGGGCCACAAGGTGGAGATCCGTGTGGGCGCGGCACTTGACTCGCTCCCCACGCTGGTGGAGTACGTGGCCAGGCAGGGCGCTTTCGACTTCGTGTTCATCGACGCGGACAAGGAGAACGATTCCAACTACCTGGACTGGGCCATCCGGCTCGGCAGGCCCGGCACCGTCATTGTCATGGACAACGTCATCTGGGACGGCGCCATCCTGGAACCGGAACGGGACATGATCAATGCCCCGGGAATTGTCAGTGCCCTCGAAATGATGGGCAAGGATCCCCGGCTCGATGCCACGGCCATCCAGACCGTGGGCGCCAAAGGCTGGGACGGTTTCGCGCTGGCGCGCGTCCTCGGGCCTTAG
- a CDS encoding GNAT family N-acetyltransferase: MDFTLRPATVGDAAEMVAMHLRSWRESYGHLLPPEFFELQETKQTDRIERYRSAIANHHTRMLAHDAAGELVGIAASGPGRDYDRPCELELFMIYTLQRVHGRGIGQALVDSVAGAEAAYLWVLDDNPRAQAFYRRNGFVPDGKRQLCSPEWHQLPEHRMVRPAVGH, translated from the coding sequence ATGGATTTCACATTGCGCCCGGCAACCGTCGGCGACGCCGCCGAAATGGTGGCCATGCACCTCCGGTCCTGGCGTGAAAGCTACGGACACTTGCTACCGCCTGAATTCTTCGAACTCCAGGAGACGAAGCAAACCGACAGGATTGAGCGGTATCGGAGCGCAATCGCGAACCATCACACCCGGATGCTGGCGCACGATGCTGCAGGCGAACTGGTGGGCATCGCCGCGTCCGGCCCCGGCCGTGACTATGACCGTCCCTGCGAGCTTGAGCTGTTCATGATCTACACGCTGCAGCGCGTCCACGGGCGGGGTATCGGCCAGGCCCTGGTTGACTCCGTGGCGGGCGCCGAGGCGGCCTACCTCTGGGTCCTTGACGACAACCCCCGGGCCCAGGCGTTCTACCGCCGGAACGGCTTCGTGCCCGATGGCAAAAGGCAGCTCTGTTCACCTGAGTGGCACCAACTGCCCGAACACCGGATGGTGCGCCCCGCCGTCGGGCACTGA
- a CDS encoding spermidine synthase: MAKRGKAGKSDRSTAGVVEVPAGTRPDGPVAGVYYVDTGDCELVADPDNSNGWLLKINGVMSSHIDLADPLFLDFEYMRWIAALVASKWPPETRPKLRALHLGGGACSMARHFHAAYPDARQVVVELDGKLAEYVRGWFDLPKAPMLRIRVGEARQVTESLTPQTRDLIIRDVFAGAFTPRALTTREFNDHADRVLAPGGLYVVNSGDAPDLKNAREDAATIADTFEHTMIIADPAMLKGRRYGNMVMAGSHEPFGDDPRLARTLLGGAVPAHIWDDAQVRAFAAGAKIRRDPAEAAPETPARTVS, translated from the coding sequence ATGGCGAAACGCGGCAAGGCCGGCAAATCAGACAGGTCGACGGCGGGAGTGGTCGAGGTGCCCGCGGGCACCCGCCCGGACGGTCCCGTGGCGGGCGTCTACTACGTGGACACCGGCGACTGCGAACTCGTGGCGGACCCGGACAACTCCAACGGCTGGCTCCTGAAGATCAACGGCGTGATGAGCTCGCACATCGACCTCGCCGATCCGCTGTTCCTGGACTTTGAGTACATGCGCTGGATCGCGGCGCTGGTCGCGTCCAAGTGGCCGCCCGAAACCCGGCCCAAGCTGCGAGCCCTCCACCTCGGCGGCGGAGCCTGCTCCATGGCCCGGCACTTCCACGCCGCCTACCCGGACGCCCGCCAGGTGGTGGTGGAACTGGACGGCAAGCTCGCCGAATACGTCCGCGGCTGGTTCGACCTCCCCAAGGCGCCCATGCTTCGGATCCGCGTGGGCGAGGCCCGGCAGGTCACGGAGAGCCTCACGCCGCAGACCCGGGACCTCATTATCCGCGATGTCTTTGCCGGGGCTTTCACGCCGCGGGCGCTTACCACGCGCGAATTCAATGACCATGCGGACAGGGTGCTGGCCCCAGGCGGCCTCTACGTGGTGAACTCCGGCGACGCCCCGGACCTCAAGAACGCCCGCGAGGACGCCGCCACCATCGCCGATACCTTCGAACACACCATGATCATCGCCGACCCCGCCATGCTGAAGGGCCGCCGCTACGGCAACATGGTCATGGCCGGCAGCCACGAACCCTTCGGCGACGACCCCCGGCTGGCGCGCACGCTCCTGGGCGGCGCCGTGCCGGCCCACATCTGGGATGACGCGCAGGTGCGGGCCTTCGCCGCGGGCGCCAAGATCCGGCGGGATCCGGCTGAGGCTGCGCCCGAAACCCCGGCGCGAACGGTCAGCTAA
- a CDS encoding LysR family transcriptional regulator, with the protein MNPNPDDLLVLLAVSRSGKFTTAAQELGLNHTTVSRRIAALEKALGGRVLARAAGGWEVTELGAGAVTVAERIEAAVGALGPGGRAPDPITGVVRMTATDGFSAYIAAPAVARLRNAHPGLSVEIITVTRRALQQRSGLDIEVVVGEPQVHRAEAHRLGEYRLGMYASRGYLAVHGIPGTAEELTRHQLVYFVDSMLQVDDLDAPRRLVPSMRDGLSSTNVFVHVEATRAGAGIGFLPCFMADQHNDLVRLLPAEFAELLPYWMVLRPDSLRRPAVAAVAQALREQTAAHREALLGQDVTARTNS; encoded by the coding sequence ATGAATCCGAATCCGGACGATCTGCTCGTCCTCCTCGCGGTGTCCCGCTCAGGAAAATTCACGACGGCGGCCCAGGAACTGGGACTGAACCACACCACCGTCTCGCGCAGGATCGCCGCCCTGGAGAAGGCGCTCGGTGGCCGGGTGCTGGCCCGCGCCGCGGGCGGCTGGGAGGTCACCGAGCTCGGCGCCGGCGCGGTGACGGTGGCGGAACGGATCGAGGCCGCGGTGGGCGCGCTGGGACCGGGCGGCCGCGCGCCGGACCCGATCACCGGCGTCGTGCGCATGACCGCAACCGATGGCTTCAGCGCGTACATCGCCGCACCCGCCGTGGCGCGGCTCCGCAACGCGCATCCGGGGCTCAGCGTGGAGATCATCACGGTGACCCGGCGGGCGCTGCAGCAGCGATCGGGCCTGGACATCGAGGTGGTGGTGGGTGAGCCGCAGGTGCACCGGGCCGAGGCGCACCGGCTGGGCGAGTACAGGCTGGGCATGTATGCCTCGCGCGGGTACCTGGCGGTCCACGGCATCCCCGGAACCGCCGAGGAACTGACCCGTCACCAGCTGGTCTACTTCGTGGATTCCATGCTGCAGGTGGACGATCTGGACGCCCCGCGCCGGCTGGTCCCGTCCATGCGCGACGGCCTGAGCTCCACCAATGTGTTCGTGCATGTGGAGGCCACCCGGGCCGGGGCCGGCATCGGCTTCCTGCCCTGCTTCATGGCCGATCAGCACAACGACCTGGTGCGCCTGCTGCCCGCCGAATTCGCTGAGCTCCTGCCCTACTGGATGGTCCTGCGGCCCGATTCCCTGCGCCGCCCGGCCGTGGCCGCCGTGGCGCAGGCCCTGCGCGAACAGACGGCCGCGCACCGGGAAGCGCTGCTGGGGCAGGACGTGACGGCGCGAACGAACAGTTGA
- a CDS encoding MFS transporter yields the protein MSVEQRSGTAAGQAAGKGSGLKKIVAASMVGTVVEWYEFFLYATAATLVFGKYFFPATGNELDGIIQAFLTYAVGFVARPLGGIVFGQIGDKLGRKPTLQLTIVIVGVATFLMGCLPGFADIGYLAPALLVALRFIQGFALGGEWGGAVLLVAEHSPSKSRGFWSSWPQAAVPVGNLLATAVLFTMSSVLSSEAFLGWGWRVAFWLSAVIVFVGYYIRTHVTEAPIFLEAKARLEKEQAVSYGVGEVIRKYPKGILQAMGLRFAENIMYYLVVSFAIVYLKSVHKYDTSSLLLALLIAHVIHFLVIPQVGRLVDAWGRKPVYLVGAVAGAAWPFFAFPMFDTRNAAVIVLAVTIGLCLHAFMYAGQPAIMSELFPTRMRYSGVSLGSQVTSIFAGSLAPLLATQWLKDTGSWVPTAIYLVVACAITCVAVLSLKETRGVALEDLDKADAVRHGLASAAQAAR from the coding sequence ATGAGCGTAGAGCAACGCTCCGGAACAGCAGCAGGGCAGGCGGCGGGCAAGGGCTCGGGCCTGAAGAAGATCGTGGCGGCCTCGATGGTGGGCACGGTGGTGGAGTGGTATGAATTCTTCCTCTACGCCACCGCCGCCACCCTGGTTTTCGGCAAGTACTTCTTTCCGGCCACCGGCAACGAGCTGGACGGCATCATCCAGGCCTTCCTCACCTACGCCGTTGGCTTCGTGGCCAGGCCCCTGGGCGGCATCGTGTTCGGCCAGATCGGCGACAAACTGGGCCGCAAACCCACGCTGCAGCTGACCATCGTGATCGTGGGCGTGGCCACCTTCCTGATGGGCTGCCTCCCGGGCTTCGCCGACATCGGCTACCTGGCCCCCGCGCTGCTGGTGGCCCTCCGCTTCATCCAGGGCTTCGCGCTGGGCGGCGAATGGGGCGGCGCGGTGCTGCTGGTGGCCGAACACAGCCCCAGCAAGTCCCGCGGCTTCTGGTCCAGCTGGCCGCAGGCCGCCGTGCCGGTGGGCAACCTGCTGGCAACTGCGGTGCTGTTCACCATGTCCAGCGTCCTGAGCAGCGAGGCGTTCCTCGGCTGGGGCTGGCGCGTGGCTTTCTGGCTCTCCGCCGTCATCGTGTTCGTCGGCTACTACATCCGCACCCACGTCACCGAGGCGCCCATCTTCCTGGAAGCGAAAGCCCGGCTGGAGAAGGAGCAGGCCGTCAGCTACGGCGTCGGCGAGGTCATCCGCAAGTACCCCAAGGGCATCCTGCAGGCCATGGGCCTGCGCTTCGCCGAAAACATCATGTACTACCTCGTGGTGAGCTTCGCGATCGTCTACCTCAAGAGCGTCCACAAGTACGACACCTCGTCCCTGCTGCTGGCCCTCCTGATCGCCCACGTCATCCACTTCCTGGTCATCCCCCAGGTGGGGCGCCTGGTGGATGCCTGGGGACGCAAGCCCGTGTACCTGGTGGGCGCGGTGGCCGGTGCCGCCTGGCCGTTCTTCGCCTTCCCGATGTTCGATACCCGCAACGCCGCGGTGATCGTGCTGGCCGTGACCATCGGCCTGTGCCTGCACGCGTTCATGTACGCCGGGCAGCCCGCCATCATGTCCGAGCTCTTTCCCACCCGCATGCGCTACTCCGGCGTTTCCCTCGGCTCCCAGGTCACCTCGATCTTCGCCGGTTCGCTGGCGCCGCTCCTGGCCACCCAGTGGCTCAAGGACACCGGATCCTGGGTTCCCACCGCCATCTACCTGGTGGTCGCCTGCGCCATCACCTGCGTCGCGGTGCTTAGCCTGAAGGAAACGCGCGGAGTGGCGCTGGAGGACCTGGACAAGGCCGACGCCGTGCGGCACGGCCTGGCCAGTGCTGCACAGGCAGCCCGCTGA